Proteins encoded by one window of Rutidosis leptorrhynchoides isolate AG116_Rl617_1_P2 chromosome 7, CSIRO_AGI_Rlap_v1, whole genome shotgun sequence:
- the LOC139859980 gene encoding uncharacterized protein, with protein sequence MDSTWMSLCRSSPAYKKGLDKFIEHIFSKKVKDGHIYYPCKYCGNHKWVDRVQAKTHLQCDGFFEGYKIPNVYFEPDDTPMFEDDDEDDMQALAQCVFHVFEDEDDIQQTENQTVPNLNAEKFNKVLEDAKKELYPGCKFSVLWFIVRLFHSKCVGKCNEKGFSMILDTMRGAFPHAAIPKSLYELRKIIRDLGLGYEKIDACPNDCMLCWKENKDKIKRDVCQTSRYKQINNDSKNESTTEADNDGDYKAKKVGAKVLRYFPFIPRLQRLFMSPKMAGSMRWHEESCTKDGRLRHPADSPAWKTFDYQNSEIAKEPRNVRLGLASDGFNPFGNMSVSHSNNIDVYMQPLVDELKELWDTGVNTYDASTKSYFTLRASLLWMVSDFPAYANLSGWSTKGKLACPSCHKETRSTRLSNSHKEIFMAHRHWLELLHPFRMDKDSFDGTEECEGPPRSLTGEQVLAELKGFEIKFGKLVKDNPSLPYNWKKRNGKTKDHLKGRCDLEEMCIRHELHPEPLSNGKVYLPPACFEMCNVLKEVKVPDGYAANISRCIQQLHPVAIRNILPKHVRSVIMKLCRYYRQLCSKVLNPNDLFKMEKDIGKILCNLERIFSPSFFDVMIYLSVHLASEARLGGPVHYRWMYPIERYLASDVETIHNKTSRNHDDGGDDTVLPIFFMPGRPIGATTVVKLDYDTLAIAHSHVLFNCSEIDFLRTEHLNILSHQNPKKRKRDIQHLHSEEFEEWLDDITEPNLLLYKQIASNQVDEDMTSCRDNRITSDIETLANYPSEVVKKYKGYIINGFRFHIKDVEKNRTKQNSGVILQALTSSFSSARDNDPIVGDVTYYGVLNDIIELQYGDEKKVVLFHCDWISSGSRIKVDENGFTTLDFRDPVRKDWKVVIKTTPRDNFDMDEQICIDDVETHLQSDTPTGPQLVENETIDMVRGDLDGAIVDDDTLVAATDKNQIDHDQGRICECSTCVLEQGS encoded by the exons ATGGACTCGACTTGGATGTCCTTGTGTAGATCTTCCCCTGCATACAAAAAAGGACTTGACAAATTTATAGAACATATTTTCTCTAAAAAGGTAAAAGATGGTCATATATATTATCCGTGCAAATATTGCGGTAATCACAAATGGGTTGATCGGGTCCAGGCTAAAACACATTTGCAATGTGACGGGTTTTTCGAAGGTTATAAAATTCCAAATGTGTATTTCGAACCAGATGATACGCCAAtgtttgaagatgatgatgaagatgatatgcAAGCATTGGCCCAATGCGTCTTCCATgtgtttgaagatgaagatgatatccAACAAACTGAAAATCAGACTGTACCAAACTTAAATGCTGAAAAGTTTAATAAAGTATTGGAAGATGCAAAGAAAGAATTATATCCCGGCTGTAAGTTCTCTGTTCTTTGGTTCATTGTTAGACTCTTCCATTCAAAATGTGTTGGAAAATGTAATGAAAAAGGATTCAGCATGATTCTTGACACAATGAGGGGAGCCTTCCCTCATGCTGCCATACCGAAGTCattgtatgaattaaggaagataaTAAGAGATTTGGGTCTAGGTTATGAGAAAATTGATGCTTGTCCAAATGATTGTATGTTGTGCTGGAAAGAAAACAAGGATAAAATTAAGCGTGACGTATGTCAGACCTCAAGATATAAACAAATTAATAATGATTCTAAAAATGAGTCAACCACAGAAGCTGATAATGATGGTGATTATAAAGCTAAGAAGGTTGGAGCAAAAGTGTTGCGTTATTTTCCATTCATACCGCGCTTGCAAAGATTGTTTATGTCGCCTAAAATGGCCGGGTCGATGAGATGGCATGAAGAGAGTTGTACGAAAGATGGTAGATTAAGACATCCCGCAGATTCACCAGCCTGGAAAACATTCGATTATCAGAATAGTGAAATTGCTAAAGAACCTCGTAATGTGAGGCTTGGTTTGGCGAGTGATGGGTTTAACCCTTTTGGAAACATGAGTGTTTCACATA GTAATAATATAGATGTCTATATGCAACCTCTAGTTGATGAGTTGAAAGAGTTGTGGGATACTGGAGTTAATACTTATGACGCATCAACTAAGAGTTACTTCACACTGCGTGCTTCTTTGTTATGGATGGTAAGTGACTTTCCTGCGTATGCGAATTTATCGGGTTGGAGCACTAAAGGTAAATTAGCTTGTCCTTCATGCCATAAGGAAACCAGATCAACACGGTTATCAAACTCCCACAAAGAAATCTTCATGGCACATCGTCACTGGTTAGAATTGTTGCATCCTTTCCGTATGGATAAAGATTCTTTTGATGGCACGGAAGAATGTGAAGGGCCACCGCGTAGCTTAACAGGGGAACAAGTGCTTGCGGAGCTGAAAGGTTTTGAAATAAAATTTggaaaacttgtgaaggataacccaTCCTTACCATATAATTGGAAGAAGCGAA ATGGAAAGACCAAGGATCATTTAAAAGGACGTTGTGATTTGGAAGAAATGTGTATTAGACATGAACTTCATCCAGAACCTTTATCAAATGGCAAAGTGTATTTGCCTCCTGCATGTTTTGAAATGTGTAATGTGCTAAAAGAGGTGAAAGTGCCAGATGGTTATGCTGCTAATATTTCTAGATGCATTCAG CAGTTGCATCCCGTGGCAATAAGAAATATTTTACCGAAGCATGTGCGTTCTGTTATCATGAAGTTATGTCGGTACTACAGACAATTATGCTCAAAAGTTCTTAATCCTAATGATTTATTTAAGATGGAAAAAGATATTGGAAAAATACTTTGTAATTTAGAAAGGATTTTTTCGCCATCATTTTTTGACGTCATGATTTATCTATCGGTTCATCTAGCTTCAGAGGCCAGATTAGGGGGACCTGTTCATTACCGTTGGATGTATCCAATTGAGAG GTATTTAG CCAGTGATGTCGAGACCATACATAATAAGACTAGCCGAaatcatgatgatggtggtgatgatactGTCTTACCAATATTTTTTATGCCTGGTCGACCAATTGGTGCAACAACCGTAGTAAAACTCGACTATGACACTTTGGCTATTGCACACTCACATGTGTTGTTCAATTgtagtgaaatagatttcttacgaAC AGAGCATCTGAATATTCTTAGTCATCAAAATCCGAAAAAACGTAAGCGTGACATTCAACATTTACATAGTGAGGAGTTTGAGGAGTGGCT TGATGATATAACTGAGCCAAACTTATTACTGTATAAACAAATTGCCTCAAATCAAGTTGATGAGGACATGACTAGTTGTCGGGataacagaatcacaagtgatataGAGACATTGGCAAACTATCCAAGTGAGGTTGTAAAGAAATATAAGGGATATATCATAAATGGTTTCCGATTTCACATTAAAGATGTAGAGAAGAATAGGACAAAACAAAATAGCGGAGTCATACTTCAGGCTCTAACAAGTAGCTTCTCGAGTGCTAGAGATAACGATCCTATTGTGGGAGATGTCACTTACTATGGTGTTTTAAATGATATAATCGAGTTGCAGTATGGTGATGAGAAGAAAGTTGTTTTGTTCCATTGTGATTGGATATCAAGTGGTTCCAGGATAAAAGTTGATGAGAATGGGTTTACGACACTCGATTTTCGAG ATCCTGTTCGTAAAGATTGGAAAGTTGTGATCAAGACAACACCTAGAGATAATTTTGACATGGATGAACAAATTTGTATCGATGATGTAGAAACACATTTGCAGAGTGACACACCGACGGGTCCTCAACTTgtagaaaatgagactattgaTATGGTTAGAGGCGATTTGGATGGGGCCATTGTTGACGATGATACTTTAGTTGCTGCTACAGATAAAAATCAAATTGATCATGATCAGGGGCGGATTTGTGAGTGTTCAACATGTGTGCTAGAACAAGGCTCATAA